A single region of the Onychomys torridus chromosome 11, mOncTor1.1, whole genome shotgun sequence genome encodes:
- the Fcamr gene encoding high affinity immunoglobulin alpha and immunoglobulin mu Fc receptor — MDQDAPAKPREQKVSNQRTRWKILLLILCLLHGSSMSAPHRRPHSRGLQVDSPTSRTHLCTMEAHTASTPPCCWKNSLTGANALRGPRLVSGEPGGAVTIHCHYAPSSVNRHQRKYWCRLGPPLWICYTIVSTNHYTHHDYRGRVALTDLPQSSLFTVKLSRLSLNDTGLYRCGIGDRNDMLFFRMNLIVSAGPSNTTYAAAPASGELITASPGIASTAANRWMLEATPIPEGQGWTPEVTPILEAQGSQWDRTALTTRISKTTASPNGRQTPRTARMMLPRTSSREEGSIRTTVPTLESPASKSRSMLSTTPGVRIWGTRNSVTTSASTSEGGGKGATSEADGPREETEVSASPEAPRKTTGTTGPSVLISEHVTWETLQQATEDSKQQTRYSVEESSPVPSAWTLNTTHMPVPSGSIYGSLENIDGESSPPTPSQLSSGSPRWAPGQGSSMKSAFTGGESNSWILTPVSSVLALVLLVALVLLKRRLRRERTSQEAERPPRITLIQMTHFLPDKLPAVLVKDLQQGDLPSAQASLTVLEKDPGP; from the exons ATGGACCAAGACGCCCCAGCTAAGCCCAGAGAACAAAAG GTCTCCAACCAGAGAACAAGGTGGAAAATACTCCTCCTCATACTCTGCCTGCTCCATG GTTCATCCATGAGCGCTCCACACAGACGACCCCATTCCAGAGGGCTACAGGTTGACTCTCCCACTTCGAGGACCCATCTCTGCACTATGGAAGCACACACAGCTTCCACACCCCCTTGCTGCTGGAAGAACTCCCTTACAG gtGCAAATGCATTGAGAGGCCCAAGGCTGGTGTCTGGGGAGCCTGGAGGAGCTGTCACCATCCATTGCCATTATGCCCCCTCCTCAGTCAACAGGCATCAAAGAAAATACTGGTGCCGCCTGGGGCCTCCATTGTGGATCTGCTACACCATCGTGTCCACCAACCACTACACTCACCATGACTACAGAGGGCGTGTGGCTCTCACTGACTTGCCACAGAGCAGTTTGTTCACGGTGAAGCTGTCTCGACTGTCACTGAATGACACAGGACTTTATCGCTGTGGCATCGGAGACCGAAATGACATGCTGTTCTTCAGGATGAATCTGATTGTGTCTGCAG GTCCTTCCAACACCACCTATGCAGCAGCTCCAGCTTCTGGTGAGCTCATCACAGCATCTCCTGGGATAGCATCTACAGCAGCCAACAGATGGATGCTGGAAGCCACCCCGATTCCAGAAGGCCAAGG ATGGACCCCAGAAGTCACCCCGATTCTAGAAGCCCAAGGCTCACAGTGGGACAGAACAGCTCTAACCACAAGAATAAGCAAAACTACAGCTTCACCCAATGGGAGACAAACCCCAAGAACAGCCAGGATGATGCTTCCAAGGACAAGCAGCAGAGAGGAGGGCTCTATCAGGACAACAGTCCCCACCCTGGAGAGTCCAGCTTCAAAATCAAGAAGCATGTTAAGTACAACACCAGGTGTTAGAATATGGGGCACCAGAAACTCAGTAACAACTAGTGCTAGCACCAGTGAGGGTGGGGGAAAAGGTGCAACCTCAGAGGCTGATGGGCCTCGGGAGGAAACAGAGGTCAGCGCGTCTCCAGAAGCACCCAGGAAGACCACAGGAACCACTGGGCCATCAGTCCTGATCTCAGAGCATGTGACCTGGGAAACTCTACAACAAGCAACGGAGGATTCTAAGCAACAAACACGGTACTCCGTGGAAGAGTCATCCCCAGTGCCAAGTGCATGGACGTTGAATACTACACATATGCCAGTGCCATCTGGAAGTATTTATGGGAGTTTAGAAAACATTGATGGAGAAAGTAGCCCCCCAACACCAAGCCAGCTTTCATCAGGAAGCCCTAGGTGGGCCCCTGGCCAAGGGTCATCCATGAAGAG TGCTTTTACAGGAGGAGAAAGCAACTCTTGGATCCTGACTCCCGTCTCCAGTGTGCTGGCCCTGGTTCTGCTTGTTGCTCTGGTCCTATTGAAACGGAGACTCCGGAGAGAGAGGACCT ctcaggaggcagaaaggccaCCAAGGATCACTCTAATTCAGATGACACATTTCCTACCAGACAAGCTCCCTGCTGTGTTGGTAAAGGACTTGCAGCAGGGGGACCTTCCTTCTGCCCAAGCcagcctgactgtcctggagaaGGACCCAGGACCCTGA